The following coding sequences lie in one Arachis ipaensis cultivar K30076 chromosome B03, Araip1.1, whole genome shotgun sequence genomic window:
- the LOC107633593 gene encoding protein STRUBBELIG-RECEPTOR FAMILY 7-like, which translates to MEPGSMQSSNRKSPEINLAELGLSERIGKGLEKLQHLMVLSLSHNNFNGCITHPLTLFSTIQNLNLSHNGFSGQIPASFLNMSSIRSLDLSHNSFSGHIPQSFFDSYNFLHYFSLSNNMFEGQIPSRISRCSSLNSIDLSNNRFAGYIDFVVVWSLSRLRILTKRVSRNEHAFRNKGRTTTPSNGSSDGGSSNTRATPGEQNGGSNDAAAPNGKQRQRTTSAAVKGSGDGDGSEAGRHGHTNRSPPFADLSLSPQASLTLNLASGCPGSSTTAIAHSGVVPCSGSPSSRHWSRPPPSELHGLSLSSGFLLRDGNGGNGTGSSRAAIRRQLHKSTATRLGRSSSVVTALLVKTATNEPVN; encoded by the exons ATGGAACCGGGTTCAATGCAATCCAGCAACAGGAAGAGTCCTGAGATCAATCTTGCTGAGTTGGGATTATCTGAAAGAATTGGAAAAGGCCTTGAGAAGTTGCAGCATCTAATGGTATTGTCTCTTTCTCATAACAATTTCAATGGTTGCATTACTCATCCACTTACACTTTTCAGCACCATTCAGAATCTTAATCTAAGTCACAATGGCTTCTCGGGTCAAATACCAGCTTCATTTCTCAACATGAGTTCAATTAGGTCTCTTGATCTTTCTCACAACTCATTCTCAGGACATATCCCTCAAAGTTTCTTTGACAGTTACAATTTTCTTCACTACTTTTCTTTGTCCAATAACATGTTTGAAGGACAAATTCCTAGCAGAATCTCTAGATGTTCTTCATTGAATAGCATTGATCTTTCAAATAACCGTTTCGCCGGTTATattgattttgttgttgtttgGTCATTGAGTAGGCTTAG AATACTGACAAAAAGGGTTTCTCGAAATGAACATGCTTTCCGCAACAAGGGAAGAACAACTACACCGAGTAACGGCAGCTCCGATGGTGGTTCCAGCAACACCCGCGCCACACCCGGTGAGCAGAACGGTGGAAGCAACGATGCAGCCGCTCCAAATGGCAAGCAACGGCAACGGACAACATCAGCGGCGGTGAAAGGCAGTGGAGACGGTGACGGATCTGAGGCGGGGAGGCACGGCCACACGAACAGAAGCCCTCCCTTCgccgatctctctctctctcctcaagCTTCTCTCACTTTGAATCTTGCCAGTGGTTGCCCTGGGAGCTCGACAACGGCGATAGCACACAGCGGCGTGGTTCCGTGCAGTGGGTCGCCCTCCTCGCGTCACTGGTCGCGTCCTCCTCCCTCAGAGTTGCAcggtctctctctctcctctggcTTCCTCCTCCGCGACGGTAATGGCGGCAACGGCACGGGGTCCTCACGCGCAGCAATCCGGCGGCAGCTTCACAAGTCGACGGCGACGCGATTAGGCCGCAGCAGCAGCGTGGTGACGGCGCTCCTTGTAAAAACCGCAACTAAtgaaccggttaattaa